The segment CCTCCGACCGGACCAAGATCGGCGGCCGTCCCATCCACAACATGAAGATCGCCGGCTACAAGGGCGGCATCTACCCGATCAACCCGAACTATCCCGAGATCCAGGGCATCAAGGCCTACAAGTCCCTGGCCGACGTCGACGCGCCTGTCGACATGGCAATCGTCGTCGTGCCGCAGAAGCTGGTGAAGGGGGCCATTTCCGACTGCATCGCCAAGGGCGTAAAGGCGGCCATCGTCCTCTCCTCCGGCTTCGCCGAGATCGACGAGAAGGGTGCCGTCGAGCAGCGCGAGATCACCGCGATGGCGGCCAAGGCCGGCCTGCGCGTGCTCGGGCCCAACTGCATGGGCACGATGAACGCCTATAACGGCATGATCGCCACCTTCTCGTCGGGCATCATCGACAAGGGTCCCGACATGGGCGGGATCAGCATCGCCAGCCAGAGCGGCGCCTTCGGCGCGCACTGCTTCCTGCTGGCGCGCGAGCGCGGCTACGGCCTGAACCTGTGGGCGACCACCGGCAACCAGTCCGACGTCGAGTTCTCCGACTGCCTCGCCTACATGGCCCAGGACCCGAACACCAAGGTCGTGCTCGGCTACATGGAGGGCATCCAGGACCCGGCCAAGCTGGTCGAGAGCCTGGAGATCGCCCGCGCCCACAAGAAGCCCGTCGTCCTGATGAAGGTCGGCCGGTCGGACGTCGGCTCCGCCGCCGCCGCCTCGCACACCGCCTCGCTCACCGGCTCCGACGCCGTGTTCGACGCCGTGCTGCGCGAATACGACGTGCACCGCGCCCATTCCATCGACGAGCTGTTCGACGTGGCCTATGCCGCCTCCTTCGGCCGCTTCCCGCAGAAGGCCGAGCTCGGCATCATCACCGTGTCGGGCGGCGTCGGCGTCATCATGGCGGACGCCGCGGCCGATGCCGGCCTGGAACTGCCGCCGCTGCCCGAGGCGACGCAGAAGGCGCTGAAGGTGAAGGTGCCCTTCGCCGGCACGCGCAACCCGCTCGACGTGACGGCACAGCTCGTCAACGAACCCGGCCTGATGCAGCCGATGTTCGAGGCGCTGCTCGACGAGGGCGGCTATCCGGCGGCGATCTGCTTCATGGCCGGCGTCGGCCTGAACGACGCGATGATGGACAAGCTGATGCCCAGCTTCGAGAACATCGCGAAGAAATACACCGACCGCGTCATGGTCATGTCGATCATGGTCCGCCCGGAGCGCCGCCATCAGCTGGAGGCGATGGGCTACCTGATCTACGAGGACCCGACGCGCGGCATCAACGCAATGGCCGCCCTCACGCGCTACGGCAAGGCGTTCGCGGCGAAGGACGGCCGCCAGGCGCTGCCGGCCCTGCCGTCCGCCGCGACGCCGCTGGCATCGGGCAAGGCGCTGGACGAGGCCGAGGCCAAGGCGGCCCTCGCCGCCGCCGGCGTACCGGTCGTCGAGGAAGTCACCGTCCAGTCCGCCGCCGACGCCGCCAAGGCGGCCGAGCGGCTGGGCTTCCCCATCGCGATGAAGGTCCTGTCGCCCGACATCCTGCACAAGTCGGAGATCGGCGGCGTCGTCCTCAACGTCGCCGACGCGGCCGGTGCCGCCGAGGCGTTCGACACCATCATGGCCCGCGCGAAAAAGGCCGTGCCCGACGCGAAGATCGAAGGCGTCCTCGTCGCCCCGATGATCAAGGACGGCGTCGAGACCATCATGGGCGTCTCGCGCGATCCGGTCTTCGGCCCGGTCGTCATGTTCGGCCTCGGCGGCATCTTCGTCGAGATCATGAAGGACGTGACCTTCCGCATCGCGCCCTTCGGCGTCGACGTGGCGCGCGAGATGATCCGCGCGGTGAAGGGCTTCCCCCTCCTCGACGGCGCCCGCGGCCGTCCCAAGGCCGACGTCGAGGCCCTGGCCGACGCCCTGTCGCGCCTCTCCGTCTACGCCGCCGCCAACGCGGACACGCTGGAGAGCATCGACGTAAACCCCTTCCTCGTCCGCCCCGCCGGCAAGGGCGCCGTCGCCGTCGACGCCCTGATCGTCCCCCAGGGCGTGGAGACGAAGGGCCACCACTGACGGGGGCGGGGCGCACCCGCCCCAACGCACCAGCCACCACCCCACCTTCCCGGACGAGCGCATAGCGCTCGCGCCGGGACCCAGCGCCGGCGCCGCCCTGCTCGACACCCTCGAACGCGAAGCCCGCGCCCGCGGCCAGGAGCCGCGCTTCAAGGCGAACATCCGCTAGTCCGCTCGGCGAGCGCCCCTTCCGCCTGTCACCGCGCCCTCCCGCCGGGCTACACTCCGCGCGGCTGGGAATCCGGAGAGAGAACGGCGGGCAACGGTGGTACGCGAGGCACTGCGCGAGCGCTTTCTGGCGGCGCTGCGCGAGAAGGGGGGTTCGGCCGGCAACGGCCGGCTTCAGGCGGAACTCGGCTGGCAGGACGGCACCTATGCGGCCGTCCGCGACGAACTGCTCGAAGAGGGCCTGGTCGTCCGCGGCCGTGGCCGCGGCGGTTCCGTGGCGCTGACCGGCGAGGGCGGGGCAAGCCCCGCCCCTACGGCCGCCGGCCCCGAACAGCCACCCGACCCGGCACCTTCCCGTAGGGGCGGGGCTCGCCCCGCCCAGCGACCCAACGGCGGCTCCGGCTTCGAACAGACCTTCCGCGCCATCGACAACGTGCTGTGGAAGGAAGACGGGCCGACGACCGAGCTCGACTACACCGAGCAGACGTCCTGGATGCTCTTCCTCAAATATCTCGACGACGTGGAGGCCGAGCGCGAGGCGGCGGCGATGCTCGACGGCCGCCCCTACCGGCCCGTCCTCGACGCCGACTACCGCTGGGGCGCCTGGGCCGCCCCGCGCAAGGCGGACGGCAGCTTCGACCACGACACGGCGCTGACCGGCGACGACCTGATCGCCTACGTGAACGGCACCCTCTGGCCCTACCTCCAGTCGTTCAAGCGCAGCGCCGCCGGCCCGGACACGATCGAGTACAAGATCGGCGAGGTCTTTTCCGAGATCCGGTCGAAATTCCTGTCCGGCTATTCCCTGCGCGACGCGCTGGAACTGGTCGACGGGCTGCGCTTCCGCTCGCAGGTCGAGAAGCACGAGCTCTCGCACCTGTACGAGGCGAAGCTCCAGAACATGGGCAATGCCGGGCGCAACGGCGGCGAATACTACACGCCGCGCCCGCTCATCCGCGCCATGATCCGGGTGGTGCAGCCGCGCATCGGCGAGCGGATCTATGACGGCGCCTGCGGCTCGGCCGGCTTCCTGTGCGAGGCCTACGAGCACATGAAGCCCCAGGCGCGGAGCACCGCCGACCATGAAGCGCTCCAGCGCCGCACCTTCTTCGCCAAGGAGAAGAAGTCCCTTGCATACATTTTGGCGATCATGAACATGATCCTGCACGGGATCGAGGCGCCGAACGTCATTCGAACCAACACGCTCGCCGAGAACGTGATGGACCTGCAGGAGCGCGACCGCTTCGACGTGGTGTTGGCGAATCCGCCTTTCGGAGGTAATGAGCGCGCCGAGGTCCAGCAGAACTTCCCGATCCGCTCGGGCGAGACGGCCTATCTCTTCCTGCAGCATTTCATGCGCTCGCTGCGCGCCGGCGGCCGGGCGGCGATCGTCATCAAGAACACCTTCCTCTCCAACATGGACGGCGCCTCCACCGCGCTGCGCCGCGAACTGCTGGAGACCTGCGACCTGCACACGATCCTCGACATGCCGCAGGGCACGTTCCAGGGGGCGGGCGTGAAGACCGTCGTGCTGTTCTTCGAGAAGGGCCGGCCGACCCGGCGCATCTGGTACTACCGCCTCGACCCCGGCCGCAGCCTGGGCAAGACGACCGCGCTCGACGACGCCGACATGGCGGCGTTCGTCACGATGCAGGCCGGGTTCGAGGATGGCCCGCAGAGCTGGACCATCGCGGCCGACACGGTCGACCGCACCACCTGGGACCTCTCCGTCCGCAACCCGAACGCCCCCGAAGCCGCCCCGCTGCGGTCGCCGGAGGAGATCCTCGACGAGATCGCGGCGCTGGACGCGGAGAGCGCGCGCCTTCTGGAGCGGGTGAGGGCGCTACTGTGAGGGAGGGGTGGGAGGAACGACCACTGAGCGAGGTGTGTCAGTTCGATCCGCCAAAAGCTGAAGTTAGGGGAATATTGGGCGAGACCGATCTCGTCTCGTTCGTACCGATGGCTGAGTTGGGCATTCTGGAACGACAGACACGCTCTAACGAAGCGAGGCCTCTTCGAGATGTTTATAAGGGCTACACATATTTCGCCGACGGGGACGTCCTCCTCGCGAAGATCACCCCGTGTTTCGAGAACGGGAAGCTCGGCATTGCACGAGGGCTTCGGAATTGTGCCGGCTTCGGCTCGAGCGAATTTATGGTGCTCCGGCCGGGACCAGATATAACGGCTGAGTACCTGTTTTACTTTCTCTCCCGGGACGAGTTCCGAGAGGCCGGGATGCCGGTGATGACTGGCGCGGTGGGTCACAAACGCGTGCCTAAGGAGTGGGTGCAGTCCACGTCGATTCCACTCCCCCCGCTCGCCGAGCAGGAGCGCGTCGTCGCCATCCTGGACGAGGCCTTCGACGCGATCGCCGCCGCAACGGCCAACGCCGAGAAGAACGTCGACAACGCGAGAGAACTATTTGAGCAGGGACTCCGGATCGGCTTCACGAGTCTAACGGACTCAGAGCAGCTAACCCTTCAGGAAGTTGCAACGACTTTCGCCCGTGGAAAATCGAAGCATCGACCGAGAAACGATCCAAGTCTGTACGGCGGTCCCTACCCGTTCATTCAAACTGGCAATGTACGAGAGGCGGAGCGGTACATTGTCAGTTGCGATCAATCATACAACGAAAAAGGACTTTCTCAGAGTCGACTTTGGCCAACGGGAACTGTTTGCATAACGATCGCCGCAAATATCGCCGAAACCGCTATTCTGGGAATTGACGCCTGTTTCCCAGATAGCGTTATAGGCATAATCGTTGACCCGGGCCGAACAACAAGTGAATATGTAGAGTATGTTTTGAGGTTTTTTCGTGAGAGAATCCGGGCTATGGGGAAGGGCAGTGCCCAAGATAATATCAATCTGGGGACATTCGAGACGACAAAGCTACCGTTTCCGAGCTTGGAGGAGCAAGAAAAGCTGGTGAAGAGATTGGATTTGCTGGCGGCGTTTTCTAAAGAGCTAGAGAAGGGATTCGATGCGAAATTGATGGCCCTCGCCGAACTCAAGCAATCCCTCCTCGCCCGCGCCTTCTCGGGCGCGCTGACCGTCGGTCACGGCGACGATGCCCCCCACACCCCGTCATTGCGAGCCGAAGGCGAAGCAACCCAGGGCCGGCGCACCGGCGGTGGATCGCTTCGTCGCTCCGCGCCTCGCGATGACGGCGGGAAGGGGGCTCCTCGCGACGACGGCGGGAAGGGCGCGTCACGCGACGGCGCAGGCGAGGGCACCCCTCCCGAAAACCAGCCCCCAATCCCCACCATCCCGGCCGCAGCGAAGCGGAGCGCCGGGACCCAGGGCCCGCGCACCGATGGCTGATCGCCGCGGCCACCGGCCCGGCGCCGGCCGCATGGGTCCCGGATCTGCGCCGCCTGCGGCGGCTCGTCCGGGAAGGTGGGCGGAGCGGGTGTGGGCGGTGTGCGGTGGCGGTGCCCACCCCCCGATATTGCGACACACCTCTCTCATGCCGTCATTGCGAGCCGAAGGCGAAGCAACCCAGGGCCAGCGCGCCGGCTCTGGGTTGCTTCGTCGCTGCGCTCCTCGCAATGACGGAGAAGTGGGGCTCCTCGCGACGACGGCGGGAAGGGCGCGTCACGCGACGGCGCAGGCGGGGGCCCCTCTCCCGGAAACCAGCCCCCGATCCCAACCTTCCCGGCCCCCGGATCGTAGTCCGGGGCAGGCTCCGCGAAGCGGAGCGCCGGGACCCAGGGCCCGCGCACCGATGGGTGACCGCCGCGGCCACCGCCCCGGCGCCGGCCGCATGGGTCCCGGATCTGCGCCGCCTGCGGCGGCTCGTCCGGGAAGGTGGGTTGAGAGAGCGCGCGACCCGCAGGGAGCGCCCGCCGCATGAACGAGGCCGAGACCCGCGCTGAACTCGTCGATCCGGCGCTGAAGGCGGCCGGGTGGGGCGAGCGTGCCGAGAGCCGGGTCCGGCGCGAACTGATCGCCCCCGGCCGCATCCTGGGCGCCGGCCGGCGTGGTGAGCCGACTACGGCCGACTATGTGCTGGAGGCGCGCGGGCGGCGCCTCGCGGTGATCGAGGCGAAGGCCGCCGGCCGCGCCGTCACCGACGGCCTCGCCCAGGCCAAGATCTATGCGGCGAAGCTGGCGCTGCGCTGGGCCTACGCCACCAACGGGCGCGGCATCTGGCGCGCCGACATTGACACCGGCGCCGAAGGCCCCGTCGACGCGTGGCCGACGCCCGAGGCCCTGTGGGACGAGACCTTCGCCGAGGCGGCGGCCCAGGCCGGCACGCAAGCCGCCGCATGGCGCGAACGCTTCGCCGCCGTGCCGTTCGAGGATCGCAGCGGCAGCCAGGGTGCGCGCTACTATCAGGTCTCGGCGGTGGAGAAGGCGCTCGACGCCGTCGCCGACGGGCGCGACCGCATCCTGCTGACCCTGGCCACCGGCACCGGCAAGACCTTCATCGCCTTCCAGATCGCGTGGAAACTGTTCCACGCCCGATGGAGCCGGGGCGGCCATAAGACAGGTGAGCCGACGCGCCGGCCGCGCATCCTGTTCCTCGCCGACCGCAACATCCTCGCCGATCAGGCCTACAACGCCTTCTCCGCCTTTCCGGACGACGCGCTGGTGCGCATCCGCCCGGACGCGATCCGGAAGAAGGGCCGCGTGCCGAAGAACGGCAGCATCTTCTTCACGATCTTCCAGACCTTCACCAGCGGGAAGACGGACGAAGAAGGCCGGGAAGAGGCGTATTTCGGCGACTATCCGCCCGACTTCTTCGACTTCGTCGTGATCGACGAATGCCACCGCGGCGGCGCCAACGCCGAGAGCGAGTGGCGCGTCATCATGGAGCATTTCGCGCCCGCCGTGCAGCTCGGCCTGACCGCGACGCCGCTGCGCCGCGACGAGAACCGCGACACCTATGCCTGGTTCGGCCGGCCGGTCTACACCTACTCCCTGCGCGAGGGCATCGAGGACGGCTATCTCACGCCGTTCAAGGTGCGCCAGTACAAGACGACGCTCGACGACTATGTCTACACCTCGGACGACACCGTCCTGTCGGGGGCGGTGGAGGAGGGGCATCAGTACACCTCCGCGCAGTTCAACCGGACCATCGAGATCGAGGCGCGCGAGCGCTACCGCGTCGAGACGTGGATGGGCGAGATCGACCCGCGCCAGAAGACGCTCGTCTTCTGCGCTACTCAGAATCATGCCCGCCTGGTCCGCGACATCGTCAACCAGCTGAAGACCAGCACCGACCCGCATTACTGCGAGCGCGTGACGGCCGACGACGGTGCGATCGGCGAGCATTGGCTGCGCCAGTTCCAGGACAACGACCGGACGATCCCGACGATCCTGACCACCTCGCAGAAGCTCTCGACCGGCGTCGACGCGCGCAACGTCCGTCACATCGTGCTGATGCGGCCGGTGAACAGCATCATCGAGTTCAAGCAGATCATCGGCCGCGGCACGCGCCTCTACGACGGCAAGGACTATTTCACGATCCACGATTTCGAGGGCGCCTATCAGCACTTCCTCGATCCCGACTGGGACGGCGAGCCGGTCGACCCGGAGCCCGCCGCACCCGCCGGGCCACGGGAGCCCGCCCCCGGCGAGCCGCCCGGCGTGCGCGAGGAGCGGGAGCCCTACGAGCGGCCCGAGAAGGTCGTCGTCCGCCTCGCCGACGGCAAGGCGCGCGCCATCCGCCACATCGCCGCCACCAGCTTCTGGGGGCCGGACGGCCGCCCGCTTTCGGCCGCCGAGTTCATGCAGGCGCTGTTCGGCAAGCTGCCCGAACTGTTCCGCGACGAGGACGAACTGCGCAGGCTCTGGGGCGATCCGGAGACGCGCGCCGCCCTGCTGCACGAACTGGCAAGCCGCGGCTTCGGGCCGGAGCCGCTGGCCGAGATGGCGCGCATCATCGACGCGCCCGACAGCGACGTGTTCGACGTGCTGGCCTATGTCGCCTTCGCGCTGGCACCCGAGACGCGCGCCGGCCGGGTGGCGGGGCGCAAGGCGGCGGTGCTGGAGCGCTACGAGCCGAAGCTCCAGGCCTTCATCGACTTCGTCCTCGGCCAGTATGTGGCGCAGGGCGTCGAGGAACTCGACCGCGCCCGCCTCTCCAAGCTGCTCCACCTCCGCTACGGCTCGGTCGCCGAGGCGATGGCCGACCTCGGCGGCCCCGCCGCCATCGCCGGCGCCTTCGTCGGCTGCCAGCGCGACCTCTTCGCCCGCGACGAAAACCCGTAGGGGCGGGGCTCGCCCCGCCGGCCCTCGACGACGCTTCATAGGGGCGGGGCTTGCCCCGCCCTCGCGACCCAATTCCCGATCTTCGGTGCGCCGCACAGAGGGCGGGGCGCGCCCCGCCCCTACGAGGGACGTTGCCGTGGACGTTCGGAACAAATTCCTCTATGCTCGATCATCCCGCCCATCCGCCCGCTGTTGAACCCCGTGAACCCCACTCGACCCTGGCAATCGCCCGGGCCCGTACCGCGCGCCGCACCTCCACGAATCGCTATATTCCCCTATCCGCGCCCACCGCGACGGCCGTCGTGCAACATCCCGCGATTCATGTTTCACGACGTTTCACACGGGGCCGCGTACCCCCACGAAAGGGTATGAAAACCCACCGCCCGGCACCCACTCGGCCGTGCGACATCCCGCGAACCATGTTCCAGAACGTTTCACACGCGGCGGCCCGCCCCATGAAAGGGAATGAAACCCCATTCCGCGCCACCGGCCACGCTTGGCGCCGCCGGCCGCCGGTTCGGTAAATCTTTAACCCTCTGCGTCACTATGGCAGCGAAGTACCGCAGGGGAGCAGTGCAGCCGATGAAGTTTTCTGGCGCCGGCGCGGCCGACGGTGGTCGCGCGTGCCGACGGCCGCGCCGATCGGCATGACGCGGCTGCTGCACCTCCTGCCGTTCGGGCGGCGGCGGCGGACGCTGCAGTTCTGGCTGCGCTGGCTGGTCGTCGCCTGCATCGTGCCGGCGGCGCTCGCCGCGGCCTTCCTGATCCACCGGTCCTACCAGCGCGAGCGCACGGCGATCGAGCACCAGATGGTCGACACGGCGCGCGCCATGATGCAGGCGGTCGACGCCGACCTGAAGGGCATCCAGTCGACGCTCCACGTCCTCGCCGTATCGCGCCGGCTGGCGGACGGCGACCTCGCGGCCTTCTACGACGAGGCGCAGGCCGTCCTGCCCAGCCAGATCGGCAGCAACATTGTGCTGTTCGACACGACCGGCCAGCAGCTGTTCAACACGATCCGGCCGTTCGGGACGCCGCTGCCGCGCGGCGCCGACACGACGATGGTCGAGCGTGCCCTGCGGACGGACGGCCCCGTCGTCTCCGACCTGTTCGTCGGGCCGGCCACCGGACGCTGGGTCATCGGCACCGGGCTTCCCGTGCGGATCGACGGCCGCGTCACCTACATGCTCGGCATGGGGCTCTTCGCCGACCGGCTGGGCGAGGTGCTGCGCCAGCAGAAGATCCCGCGCGGCTGGATCGTCTCCATCCTCGACCGCTCGGGCACCATCGGCGCCCGGACCGAGGAGCCCGAGCGGTTCGTCGGCCGCCGCGCGACGGACGCCTTCCTGGAGCATGTCGCCGACGCCGCCGAAGGCACCTACGAGATGACCCGCGAGGACGGCACGGTGGTCTTCGGCGGCTTCAGCCGCTCGCCGCGCACCGGCTGGATGATCGCCTTCGCCGTCCCGACCAGCGTCGTGACCGGCCACCTGCGCCAGGCGCTGCTGGTCAACGTCGGGCTCACCGCGCTGCTGCTGCTGCTCGGCGTGCTGCTGGCGAACGCCGTCGGGCGGCGGGTCGTGCGCTCGCTCTGCGCGCTGGCGGAACCGGCGCTGGCCCTGGGCTCGGGTGCCGCGGTCGAGGTGCCGCGGGTCGAGATCGCCGAGGTCGACCAGCTCGGCCGGGCGCTCGCCAGGGCGTCGCACCTGATCGACGAGCGCGCCCGCGAGCGCGACGCCGCCGAGCGGCGCGAGCGGCGCATGCTGGTCGAGAAGGAGGCGGCCGACGACGCCAACCGTGCCAAGTCCGAGTTCCTGGCCCTGATGAGCCACGAGCTGCGCACGCCGATGAACGGCATCCTCGGCTTCGCCCAGCTGCTGGACGGCCACTATTTCGGGACCCTGACGCCGAAGCAGACGGAGTTCGTCGGCCACATCCTGGGCGCCGGCCATCACCTGCTCGAGCTGATCAACGACGTCCTCGACCTCAGTACGATCGAGGCGGGCCGGCTGCAGGTGACGCCGACGCGGGTCGACCTGGTGCCGCTGATGAAGTCGGTGGCGGCGACGCTGTCGGCGGCGGCGGCGAAGATGTCGGTGTCGATCGATCCCGGCAACATGGGCGTCGGCCTGCCGCCCGTGCTGGCCGACCGTGTCCGGCTGGCCCAGGTGCTCATCAACCTCGGCTCGAACGCGATCAAGTACAACCGGCCGGGCGGCTCCGTCCGCTTCTCGTGCACGCTGGCGTCGGAGCAGGTGGCGCGCATCGCCGTCGCCGACACCGGCCCCGGCATTCCGGTGGAGCGTCAGGCCGAACTGTTCCAGCCGTTCAACCGCCTGGGCGTGGAGCACAAGGGGATCGAGGGTACGGGCA is part of the Constrictibacter sp. MBR-5 genome and harbors:
- a CDS encoding acetate--CoA ligase family protein — encoded protein: MPRIAVDQLKPFFSPEAVAIIGASSDRTKIGGRPIHNMKIAGYKGGIYPINPNYPEIQGIKAYKSLADVDAPVDMAIVVVPQKLVKGAISDCIAKGVKAAIVLSSGFAEIDEKGAVEQREITAMAAKAGLRVLGPNCMGTMNAYNGMIATFSSGIIDKGPDMGGISIASQSGAFGAHCFLLARERGYGLNLWATTGNQSDVEFSDCLAYMAQDPNTKVVLGYMEGIQDPAKLVESLEIARAHKKPVVLMKVGRSDVGSAAAASHTASLTGSDAVFDAVLREYDVHRAHSIDELFDVAYAASFGRFPQKAELGIITVSGGVGVIMADAAADAGLELPPLPEATQKALKVKVPFAGTRNPLDVTAQLVNEPGLMQPMFEALLDEGGYPAAICFMAGVGLNDAMMDKLMPSFENIAKKYTDRVMVMSIMVRPERRHQLEAMGYLIYEDPTRGINAMAALTRYGKAFAAKDGRQALPALPSAATPLASGKALDEAEAKAALAAAGVPVVEEVTVQSAADAAKAAERLGFPIAMKVLSPDILHKSEIGGVVLNVADAAGAAEAFDTIMARAKKAVPDAKIEGVLVAPMIKDGVETIMGVSRDPVFGPVVMFGLGGIFVEIMKDVTFRIAPFGVDVAREMIRAVKGFPLLDGARGRPKADVEALADALSRLSVYAAANADTLESIDVNPFLVRPAGKGAVAVDALIVPQGVETKGHH
- a CDS encoding N-6 DNA methylase, coding for MVREALRERFLAALREKGGSAGNGRLQAELGWQDGTYAAVRDELLEEGLVVRGRGRGGSVALTGEGGASPAPTAAGPEQPPDPAPSRRGGARPAQRPNGGSGFEQTFRAIDNVLWKEDGPTTELDYTEQTSWMLFLKYLDDVEAEREAAAMLDGRPYRPVLDADYRWGAWAAPRKADGSFDHDTALTGDDLIAYVNGTLWPYLQSFKRSAAGPDTIEYKIGEVFSEIRSKFLSGYSLRDALELVDGLRFRSQVEKHELSHLYEAKLQNMGNAGRNGGEYYTPRPLIRAMIRVVQPRIGERIYDGACGSAGFLCEAYEHMKPQARSTADHEALQRRTFFAKEKKSLAYILAIMNMILHGIEAPNVIRTNTLAENVMDLQERDRFDVVLANPPFGGNERAEVQQNFPIRSGETAYLFLQHFMRSLRAGGRAAIVIKNTFLSNMDGASTALRRELLETCDLHTILDMPQGTFQGAGVKTVVLFFEKGRPTRRIWYYRLDPGRSLGKTTALDDADMAAFVTMQAGFEDGPQSWTIAADTVDRTTWDLSVRNPNAPEAAPLRSPEEILDEIAALDAESARLLERVRALL
- a CDS encoding restriction endonuclease subunit S: MREGWEERPLSEVCQFDPPKAEVRGILGETDLVSFVPMAELGILERQTRSNEARPLRDVYKGYTYFADGDVLLAKITPCFENGKLGIARGLRNCAGFGSSEFMVLRPGPDITAEYLFYFLSRDEFREAGMPVMTGAVGHKRVPKEWVQSTSIPLPPLAEQERVVAILDEAFDAIAAATANAEKNVDNARELFEQGLRIGFTSLTDSEQLTLQEVATTFARGKSKHRPRNDPSLYGGPYPFIQTGNVREAERYIVSCDQSYNEKGLSQSRLWPTGTVCITIAANIAETAILGIDACFPDSVIGIIVDPGRTTSEYVEYVLRFFRERIRAMGKGSAQDNINLGTFETTKLPFPSLEEQEKLVKRLDLLAAFSKELEKGFDAKLMALAELKQSLLARAFSGALTVGHGDDAPHTPSLRAEGEATQGRRTGGGSLRRSAPRDDGGKGAPRDDGGKGASRDGAGEGTPPENQPPIPTIPAAAKRSAGTQGPRTDG
- the hsdR gene encoding EcoAI/FtnUII family type I restriction enzme subunit R; its protein translation is MNEAETRAELVDPALKAAGWGERAESRVRRELIAPGRILGAGRRGEPTTADYVLEARGRRLAVIEAKAAGRAVTDGLAQAKIYAAKLALRWAYATNGRGIWRADIDTGAEGPVDAWPTPEALWDETFAEAAAQAGTQAAAWRERFAAVPFEDRSGSQGARYYQVSAVEKALDAVADGRDRILLTLATGTGKTFIAFQIAWKLFHARWSRGGHKTGEPTRRPRILFLADRNILADQAYNAFSAFPDDALVRIRPDAIRKKGRVPKNGSIFFTIFQTFTSGKTDEEGREEAYFGDYPPDFFDFVVIDECHRGGANAESEWRVIMEHFAPAVQLGLTATPLRRDENRDTYAWFGRPVYTYSLREGIEDGYLTPFKVRQYKTTLDDYVYTSDDTVLSGAVEEGHQYTSAQFNRTIEIEARERYRVETWMGEIDPRQKTLVFCATQNHARLVRDIVNQLKTSTDPHYCERVTADDGAIGEHWLRQFQDNDRTIPTILTTSQKLSTGVDARNVRHIVLMRPVNSIIEFKQIIGRGTRLYDGKDYFTIHDFEGAYQHFLDPDWDGEPVDPEPAAPAGPREPAPGEPPGVREEREPYERPEKVVVRLADGKARAIRHIAATSFWGPDGRPLSAAEFMQALFGKLPELFRDEDELRRLWGDPETRAALLHELASRGFGPEPLAEMARIIDAPDSDVFDVLAYVAFALAPETRAGRVAGRKAAVLERYEPKLQAFIDFVLGQYVAQGVEELDRARLSKLLHLRYGSVAEAMADLGGPAAIAGAFVGCQRDLFARDENP
- a CDS encoding ATP-binding protein, encoding MPTAAPIGMTRLLHLLPFGRRRRTLQFWLRWLVVACIVPAALAAAFLIHRSYQRERTAIEHQMVDTARAMMQAVDADLKGIQSTLHVLAVSRRLADGDLAAFYDEAQAVLPSQIGSNIVLFDTTGQQLFNTIRPFGTPLPRGADTTMVERALRTDGPVVSDLFVGPATGRWVIGTGLPVRIDGRVTYMLGMGLFADRLGEVLRQQKIPRGWIVSILDRSGTIGARTEEPERFVGRRATDAFLEHVADAAEGTYEMTREDGTVVFGGFSRSPRTGWMIAFAVPTSVVTGHLRQALLVNVGLTALLLLLGVLLANAVGRRVVRSLCALAEPALALGSGAAVEVPRVEIAEVDQLGRALARASHLIDERARERDAAERRERRMLVEKEAADDANRAKSEFLALMSHELRTPMNGILGFAQLLDGHYFGTLTPKQTEFVGHILGAGHHLLELINDVLDLSTIEAGRLQVTPTRVDLVPLMKSVAATLSAAAAKMSVSIDPGNMGVGLPPVLADRVRLAQVLINLGSNAIKYNRPGGSVRFSCTLASEQVARIAVADTGPGIPVERQAELFQPFNRLGVEHKGIEGTGIGLALSRRLVGLMGGSIGFTSTPGEGSRFWVDVPLHAGADDAEAVSAERAGTACPGGFTVLYVEDDPDSLALMRHILATLPDVTLYEAIDGATGFAAAQQRRPDIVVLDIDLPDMDGYALLERIRSRPDLAATPVLALSAGALPDDVGRGREAGFAAYLTKPVDVNAVLDAIAAALPERRRCELAAAQA